Proteins found in one Cheilinus undulatus linkage group 9, ASM1832078v1, whole genome shotgun sequence genomic segment:
- the nr2c1 gene encoding nuclear receptor subfamily 2 group C member 1 isoform X2, with product MDGQTQRIQLVSADNSMALGHRIQIVTDQQTGQKIQIVTALEPSSPGKQQFILANADYSSGGKVILAKQEGSPNKVILAAPDGSGVNQLLFASPDLAGQQIQFVTEGSDQSMVKPVVEYCVVCGDKASGRHYGAVSCEGCKGFFKRSIRKNLVYTCRGSGECAINKLHRNRCQYCRLQRCIALGMKQDSVQCERKPVEVTTREKSVNCAASTEKIYIRKNLCSPLAATPTFVSDKETARSTSLLESSMLLNIQQPFTKLENTILIPASPDKDDPSQGDLGTLANVVTSLGHLKQAREASDSGNDLMGVETLSNGDSSIADIQGDEQTGSDITRAFDNLTKVLHPGDGSAVDSLEATMQLMSGDQSGPVVELEGPLLSDSHIPFKLMMPLPVPEYLNVNYICESASRLLFLSMHWARSIPAFQTLSGQDNDINLMKACWNELFALGLAQCSNVMNVGTILSAIINHLQTSLQEEKLSPERVKVVMEHIWRMQEFCNSMIKLSPDSYEYAYLKAVVLFSPDHPGIDNTPQIERFQEKAYMELQDYVTRTYPEDSYRLSKLLLRLPALRLISAAVTEELFFAGLIGNVQIDSIIPYILKMESTDYNSQAVPGV from the exons ATGGATGGACAAACTCAAAGGATTCAACTTGTTTCAGCAGACAACAGCATGGCATTAGGACACAGGATACAG ATCGTAACTGATCAGCAGACTGGTCAGAAGATCCAGATTGTCACAGCACTTGAGCCATCATCGCctggaaagcagcagtttatcCTTGCAAATGCTGACTATTCCTCTGGTGGGAAGGTGATCCTTGCCAAGCAAGAAGGCTCACCCAACAAGGTCATCCTTGCCGCTCCAGACGGCTCTGGAGTTAACCAGCTGTTGTTTGCTTCGCCCGATCTTGCAGGGCAGCAGATTCAG tttgtgaCTGAAGGGTCGGACCAGTCTATGGTGAAGCCTGTCGTGGAATACTGTGTTGTCTGTGGTGATAAAGCCTCAG GGCGTCATTACGGAGCTGTAAGCTGTGAGGGCTGTAAGGGCTTCTTCAAACGAAGCATTAGAAAGAACCTGGTGTACACATGCAGGGGCTCTGGGGAGTGTGCCATCAACAAGCTCCACCGGAACCGCTGCCAGTACTGTCGACTGCAGCGCTGCATTGCTCTGGGCATGAAGCAGGATT CTGTGCAGTGTGAGAGGAAGCCTGTTGAAGTGACCACCAGAGAGAAATCTGTCAACTGTGCAGCTTCCACTGAGAAGATCTATATCCGCAAGAACTTGTGTAGCCCTCTGGCTGCCACTCCTACTTTTGTTTCTGACAAGGAAACAGCTAG GTCTACAAGTTTGCTTGAGTCGAGCATGCTCCTCAATATCCAACAGCCCTTCACCAAGCTGGAAAACACCATCTTGATTCCAGCATCTCCTGACAAG GATGACCCATCCCAAGGCGACCTCGGCACGCTGGCAAATGTTGTGACATCCCTTGGTCACCTGAAACAGGCCAGAGAGGCAAGTGACAGCGGCAATGACCTGATGGGAGTTGAAACTCTTAGTAACGGAGACAGCTCGATTGCAGACATCCAAGGAGACGAGCAAACTGGAAGTGATATTACTCG AGCTTTTGACAACCTGACCAAAGTCCTGCACCCTGGCGATGGCTCAGCAGTGGATTCTTTGGAAGCCACAATGCAGCTGATGTCAGGAGATCAGTCAGGACCTGTAGTGGAGCTGGAGGGGCCTCTGCTCTCTGACAGCCATATCCCTTTCAAG CTAATGATGCCTTTGCCTGTGCCAGAGTACCTCAATGTCAACTACATCTGTGAGTCAGCTTCCCGGCTACTTTTTCTCTCTATGCACTGGGCTCGCTCCATTCCTGCCTTTCAAACCCTAAG TGGTCAGGACAATGACATTAACTTGATGAAAGCCTGCTGGAATGAGCTGTTCGCCCTCGGCCTGGCACAGTGCTCCAACGTTATGAATGTTGGTACCATCCTAAGTGCCATTATTAATCATCTTCAGACCAGCTTACAGGAAG AGAAGCTGTCCCCAGAGCGAGTAAAAGTAGTGATGGAGCACATCTGGAGGATGCAGGAGTTCTGTAACAGCATGATCAAGCTTTCTCCAGACTCCTATGAATACGCCTACCTCAAAGCTGTCGTTCTCTTTAGCCCAG ATCACCCAGGCATAGATAATACTCCACAGATTGAGCGGTTTCAGGAGAAGGCCTACATGGAGTTGCAGGACTACGTAACCAGGACTTACCCAGAAGACTCCTATCG GTTGTCCAAGCTGCTGCTACGTCTCCCTGCCCTCAGGCTGATCAGTGCAGCTGTCACTGAGGAGCTGTTTTTCGCTGGTCTCATTGGAAACGTGCAAATTGACAGCATTATCCCTTACATTCTCAAAATGGAGTCAACCGATTACAACAGCCAGGCGGTTCCAGGCGTCTGA
- the nr2c1 gene encoding nuclear receptor subfamily 2 group C member 1 isoform X1, whose translation MDGQTQRIQLVSADNSMALGHRIQIVTDQQTGQKIQIVTALEPSSPGKQQFILANADYSSGGKVILAKQEGSPNKVILAAPDGSGVNQLLFASPDLAGQQIQFVTEGSDQSMVKPVVEYCVVCGDKASGRHYGAVSCEGCKGFFKRSIRKNLVYTCRGSGECAINKLHRNRCQYCRLQRCIALGMKQDSVQCERKPVEVTTREKSVNCAASTEKIYIRKNLCSPLAATPTFVSDKETARSTSLLESSMLLNIQQPFTKLENTILIPASPDKQDDPSQGDLGTLANVVTSLGHLKQAREASDSGNDLMGVETLSNGDSSIADIQGDEQTGSDITRAFDNLTKVLHPGDGSAVDSLEATMQLMSGDQSGPVVELEGPLLSDSHIPFKLMMPLPVPEYLNVNYICESASRLLFLSMHWARSIPAFQTLSGQDNDINLMKACWNELFALGLAQCSNVMNVGTILSAIINHLQTSLQEEKLSPERVKVVMEHIWRMQEFCNSMIKLSPDSYEYAYLKAVVLFSPDHPGIDNTPQIERFQEKAYMELQDYVTRTYPEDSYRLSKLLLRLPALRLISAAVTEELFFAGLIGNVQIDSIIPYILKMESTDYNSQAVPGV comes from the exons ATGGATGGACAAACTCAAAGGATTCAACTTGTTTCAGCAGACAACAGCATGGCATTAGGACACAGGATACAG ATCGTAACTGATCAGCAGACTGGTCAGAAGATCCAGATTGTCACAGCACTTGAGCCATCATCGCctggaaagcagcagtttatcCTTGCAAATGCTGACTATTCCTCTGGTGGGAAGGTGATCCTTGCCAAGCAAGAAGGCTCACCCAACAAGGTCATCCTTGCCGCTCCAGACGGCTCTGGAGTTAACCAGCTGTTGTTTGCTTCGCCCGATCTTGCAGGGCAGCAGATTCAG tttgtgaCTGAAGGGTCGGACCAGTCTATGGTGAAGCCTGTCGTGGAATACTGTGTTGTCTGTGGTGATAAAGCCTCAG GGCGTCATTACGGAGCTGTAAGCTGTGAGGGCTGTAAGGGCTTCTTCAAACGAAGCATTAGAAAGAACCTGGTGTACACATGCAGGGGCTCTGGGGAGTGTGCCATCAACAAGCTCCACCGGAACCGCTGCCAGTACTGTCGACTGCAGCGCTGCATTGCTCTGGGCATGAAGCAGGATT CTGTGCAGTGTGAGAGGAAGCCTGTTGAAGTGACCACCAGAGAGAAATCTGTCAACTGTGCAGCTTCCACTGAGAAGATCTATATCCGCAAGAACTTGTGTAGCCCTCTGGCTGCCACTCCTACTTTTGTTTCTGACAAGGAAACAGCTAG GTCTACAAGTTTGCTTGAGTCGAGCATGCTCCTCAATATCCAACAGCCCTTCACCAAGCTGGAAAACACCATCTTGATTCCAGCATCTCCTGACAAG CAGGATGACCCATCCCAAGGCGACCTCGGCACGCTGGCAAATGTTGTGACATCCCTTGGTCACCTGAAACAGGCCAGAGAGGCAAGTGACAGCGGCAATGACCTGATGGGAGTTGAAACTCTTAGTAACGGAGACAGCTCGATTGCAGACATCCAAGGAGACGAGCAAACTGGAAGTGATATTACTCG AGCTTTTGACAACCTGACCAAAGTCCTGCACCCTGGCGATGGCTCAGCAGTGGATTCTTTGGAAGCCACAATGCAGCTGATGTCAGGAGATCAGTCAGGACCTGTAGTGGAGCTGGAGGGGCCTCTGCTCTCTGACAGCCATATCCCTTTCAAG CTAATGATGCCTTTGCCTGTGCCAGAGTACCTCAATGTCAACTACATCTGTGAGTCAGCTTCCCGGCTACTTTTTCTCTCTATGCACTGGGCTCGCTCCATTCCTGCCTTTCAAACCCTAAG TGGTCAGGACAATGACATTAACTTGATGAAAGCCTGCTGGAATGAGCTGTTCGCCCTCGGCCTGGCACAGTGCTCCAACGTTATGAATGTTGGTACCATCCTAAGTGCCATTATTAATCATCTTCAGACCAGCTTACAGGAAG AGAAGCTGTCCCCAGAGCGAGTAAAAGTAGTGATGGAGCACATCTGGAGGATGCAGGAGTTCTGTAACAGCATGATCAAGCTTTCTCCAGACTCCTATGAATACGCCTACCTCAAAGCTGTCGTTCTCTTTAGCCCAG ATCACCCAGGCATAGATAATACTCCACAGATTGAGCGGTTTCAGGAGAAGGCCTACATGGAGTTGCAGGACTACGTAACCAGGACTTACCCAGAAGACTCCTATCG GTTGTCCAAGCTGCTGCTACGTCTCCCTGCCCTCAGGCTGATCAGTGCAGCTGTCACTGAGGAGCTGTTTTTCGCTGGTCTCATTGGAAACGTGCAAATTGACAGCATTATCCCTTACATTCTCAAAATGGAGTCAACCGATTACAACAGCCAGGCGGTTCCAGGCGTCTGA